A segment of the Cetobacterium somerae ATCC BAA-474 genome:
TCTGAAAATAAATCTTTAAATTTATCTTGTATATTTGGAAGAAAAGAATCAATATAATTAATGGCTAAAATTCCATCTTTTAAAAGATATAAACCTTTTTTTCTTGAATCAATTTTTCTTTTTTCAATTAATCCTTTATCCTCTAAATTTGTAATGTATTTAGTAACAAGAGATCTTTCTATTTTAGTTTCTTTAGAGATTTCATACTGGCTAATTCCAGGATTATGATAGATAAGCTTTAAATAAACACTTTCCATTTTTGTTATTTCTAGATTTGATAAAAGATAACTAAATAAAAAATCTATTTCTTTGTTAATTGAAGAAATTAAATAAATCGCTCCCTCATGTGTTTTCATGATATACCCCTTTTAGTAATTTATACATATATAATAAACTATTTAAAATAAAAATGAAAGGGTGAATAGTTCACGGTTATCCATTCTAACTATTATTTTAAGATAAAAAGTTTTAAAATAACAACAGGTGGATTAAAAAATATAAATGGAGGGGAATTATGAAAAAAAATCTGATTTATTTAAGTGCAATTTTTGCTGTAACTACAATGGCTCAAGGAAAAGAATTAGTTAATTATCCTAAAGTGGAAATAGTAGAAGTGGAAGATGTAAATATTATAAAGGAAGAAACTACTTTTAGACCAAGTGGTTATTTAAGAATAGAGTATAAAGGTTATGGTGAAACTGAAGGACATGGTGATGGGTTGGAAAATAGCTTTTCAGACACCTCAGTAGACCCAAGTATAGCTCAAGATGAATGGAATAGAGGAGCTAATAACTATTCTAGATTGCAAACAACTTTTGGTGTTCAAGCAACTGAAAAAATTCTTTTAGAAGGAAGAATAAGAGACTATAATAATTTAGAAAGAGATGATGAATCTAAAGATAATAGTGCTAAAGATGGAACGGAAACAAGAATGAGATTATATTATGCTCATAATAATTGGCTAACTTCTAGAATTGAATATTATAATCAAGAAAATGATGATCAAGAGTTAGAATATCAATTAAGAATGGATTTATATAAAAATAAGGGAGCTTTTGTAGAGAAATTAGTTTTAGCTCCTAAGTACTATCACCTATTCCCAAATTCTAATGGTGGAAACTATGTTAATGCTATTGGAGCAGATTTAGAATATGCAGGAAATTTACCATTAGGAATAAAATGGGATGGTACACTTTATTTGGATTATTACTTCTATAACCAAGATATCATAACAGGAAGTAATGGAAATGATAAAGAGGATAAGGAACTTGTAGTAGAATGGGAATTTTATTTACGTAGACATTTTGAATTATATACAGGAAATAATTATGGAATTAATCTAGATTTTGAAGGAGGATATGACCCATATGTATTTAGACAGTATGATAGATATGGATTTGATAGTAATAAAAATTCATATGTAATGAAAAAATCAAAAAATACGTATGAATTATATGGCCAACTAGCTGTATCAGCGGATTATAGAGTAACAGAAAATTTTGTAACTACTGTAGGAGTTGGAGCAGAATATAGAAACTGGGATAATGTAAATCAAGATTCAGCTTCAGATTGGAGATGGCAACCATTTGCTTATGTAGCGATGAAAACAACATTTTAAAAGCTTATAATCTTAAAATCTGAATAAGGATTTTAATTTTTATAGAAAGTGCTAATTTGAAAGGAGCTTAACTTTTGTTAGGCTCCTTTTGAATTAATAATATATTTTTTAAACTATAATATATAATAGCAAGAGCTTCTCGACTAAATAAACTGACTTTGCTTTTTAAAGGAGTTTTAGCATATATAGGATTTATTTTATAATTTAATGAATTTGCAAAAAATTTAACTCTATACATATGGAAATCATTGCTTATAACGCCAATATTTTTTATATTATTTGGAATAAGTTTACGAGAAAAAATTAGATTTTCTAAGGTTGTTGTAGATTTATTTTCCTCAATGATATTATTTTTAGGAATAGAATGTGAAAGAAGATAATTTTTCATAGCTTTACTTTCACTAATAATTTCATCTTTTCCTTGACCACCAGAAACAATAAATATAGTATTAGGGTATCTTTTGTAATAATCAATAGCTTTATCTAATCGATATTTTAAAACATTTTTAGGTTTATTTCCTCGTAATCCGGCTCCCAAAATAATGATATAATCATTTTTTAATTCTAAATTTTTTGAATTATGTATATCTGTGATAATAGTTCCTAAGCTAATAATAAAAAGAGTAACTCCGATAGTAAAGCAAGTTTCAATAATAGCTTTAAAAATTTTATTACCATTTAGAATAAAAAAATGATAGATAATAAAAAAGAGATAGACGAAAAATAAGATATTAATAAAAAAAGATGAGGGGAAAATATATTTATAAATTCCTAGACTTATTACAATAATTAAATTAAACAAAACTTTAAAAATCATTTAAATTCCTCCTAATAATATATACACAAATTCTACCATTATTTTACTATTTTTTACAACATAAGTGGACAAATTTTAAAAGAGTATTGACTTTTAAAAAAATATAAGATAATAGATAAAATAAAGAGGAGAAATAAAAATGATACATACCATCTTTATTATAATAGCAATATTATATTCTTTTAAAGTTCAATCAATTTTATTAATTATTTTATCTTTAATCTTTTTAGGGATTTTTATTTTTTCAGTAAAAAAATTTAAAACTCTAAAAAACACCCTAGATATAGCAATAACCGGAACTAAAAAATCTTATTTACTAGTTTTTATATTTGCTCTTTTAGGGGCTCTTTCGGCAAGTTGGTTTATCTCAGGAACAATTCCAGCTTTAATATACTATGGGATAAAAATTATAAATCCCAATTATTTTTATGTATTTTCATTTTTAATAACTTCTTTATTTTCTTTTTTAATAGGAAGTTCTTTTGGAACTGTAGGAACTATAGGATTAGTTATGGTATCTTTGGCTAGGGGGGTTGGTTTAGATATTTATATAGTTGCAGGAAGCATAATATCTGGAGCTTATTTTGGTGATAGAGGATCTCCAATGTCATCTAGTGCTAACTTTGTATCTATTTTGACAGAAACCGAGATATATAGCAATGTTAAAGGTATGTTTAAAGCTTCAATCCTTCCATATTTAATAACATTAAGTTTGTATTTTTATTTAGGTAGGAATATTGAATCAAAATTTATAGAAAATAATATTTTAACTTTGTTGAATCAAAATTTTTATTTAGATTTTTTGGTGTTTATTCCGATGATTTACTTAGTAATAATGTGTCTTTTGAAAAAGAATATTAGGCACACAATATTAGTAAGTATTTTTTTAAGTTTAATTATAGGATGGTTTTTACAAAACTATGAAGATAGAAATTTTATTAAAGTATTAATTTATGGATTTAAGCTTCCAATTGAAAATGAATTATATAATGTAATAAGAGGAGGAGGAATATTTTCAATGGGAACAGCTATGGTTATGGCTTTACTTTCTTGTGGTTTAGTTAATATAGTTGATAAACTAGGAATATTAAAATTGGTATCTGAAAAAATAGGAGTTGTAAAAAGTGAATGGAAAATATATTTATATACAATAGTAGTGGCAATTTTAACAGCTGCTATTAGTTGTAGTCAATCTACTTCTATACTATTGACTTCTCAAATTATGAAAAAGATTTATAAAAAAAATGGATTTACAAAGGAATTATTGGCTTTAGATATAGAAAATAGTAGTGTTGTGTTAAGTTCGTTAATACCATGGAATATAGCAATTACTGTACCAGCTTTGATGTTGGATATTTCTGCAGTAAAAATAATACCTTATTCGCTATATCTATTTATTTTACCAATGATAGTAATGATATTAAAAATAAAAAAACTGAGTCAATGACTCAGTTAAAATTTAAAAATTTGTAAAAAAGCTATTAAAATAGGTATTGTAATCAAACTAAAAATAGTTGATAAAAGAGAACAGCTCGATGTTATTAAAGGATCTTTATTATACTTTAAAGAATAAGCAATGACAACAGATGCTGTTGGAGTAGCCATCATAATAGTTATAACTCCTAAACTAACACTAGATAATTGAAGAATACCAAAGAAGTTAGCTCCTAAAATAATAATCAACACTAGAAAAGGAATTAAAAGAGTTTTTATAATAGAAAATTGCCAAGCTATAGAATTTTTCAAAGATTCTTTAATAGGTAATTCAGATAATTTTAATCCAGCAGCTAACCATGCTAATGGTGAACATAAACCTGCTAAAAAAGCTAAAGGTTTATATATCCAAAAGGCTGTTTTATCAATTCTTAAAATAGGAAATTTTTGTCCACTTATGCTTACTTGGGGAAGATATTCTTGAAACACCCAAATGAAAAGACCTATGAAAGTTGCTAAAATAACTGGATTTAAAAACATAGATTTAAGATTTTTTTTATCCATTTTAATACTAGACATTTTAATAAAACCATAAGAATAAAGTAAAACTCTGTACGGTATGGAAAAAATTGAAGAATATATAACTCCAAGATCGCCATATAAAGCTTGAGCTATTGGGATTCCAAAAACAGTAATTCCACCAAAAACAGACATAATCTTTAAAGTTAATTGTTTTTCTAAATCTAAATTTTTGTAGAAGATATTACCAATGGCCATTAAAAAAAGATGAATTAAAAAACTCCAGATTAATATGTTTATCCCATTAACAAAAGTTTCTTTGTCAAAATCTTTCATAAAAGCATTAAAAGACAAAGCTGGAATAGAAATTGTTAATATAATTTCTCCTAATGGTATAGAGAAAGAGCTTTTTAGTTTATTGCTCTTTCCTAGATAGAAACCTAAAATCATAATAGAAATCGATGATGACATAACCCCAATAATATTTTTATCGGATAGTACAGAAATAATAGTATTTGTTGTATTCATTAATTACACTCCCAGAAAAATTATTCAATAATAAGATTTTTAACTTCCATATTAAGAAAATTAATTAAATCATTAGGACTAATTTTAATTTGTAGTCCTCTTTGTCCCCCACTTATAAATATAAAATCTTTTTTTAGACAACTTTCATGTATTAATGATAGGTGTCTTTTTTTTATCCCAATAGGAGAGCAACCTCCTCTTATGTAACCTGTTTTTTCTTTTAATTTACTAAGTTCAAGCATATCTACTTTTTTAGACTGAACAATTGAAGCAACTTTTTTTAAATCTACTTCATCACTTCCAGGAATACACACAATGAAAAGTTCATCTTTGTCATTTGTAAGAGCTAGTGT
Coding sequences within it:
- a CDS encoding MarR family winged helix-turn-helix transcriptional regulator is translated as MKTHEGAIYLISSINKEIDFLFSYLLSNLEITKMESVYLKLIYHNPGISQYEISKETKIERSLVTKYITNLEDKGLIEKRKIDSRKKGLYLLKDGILAINYIDSFLPNIQDKFKDLFS
- a CDS encoding FomA family porin-like outer membrane protein gives rise to the protein MKKNLIYLSAIFAVTTMAQGKELVNYPKVEIVEVEDVNIIKEETTFRPSGYLRIEYKGYGETEGHGDGLENSFSDTSVDPSIAQDEWNRGANNYSRLQTTFGVQATEKILLEGRIRDYNNLERDDESKDNSAKDGTETRMRLYYAHNNWLTSRIEYYNQENDDQELEYQLRMDLYKNKGAFVEKLVLAPKYYHLFPNSNGGNYVNAIGADLEYAGNLPLGIKWDGTLYLDYYFYNQDIITGSNGNDKEDKELVVEWEFYLRRHFELYTGNNYGINLDFEGGYDPYVFRQYDRYGFDSNKNSYVMKKSKNTYELYGQLAVSADYRVTENFVTTVGVGAEYRNWDNVNQDSASDWRWQPFAYVAMKTTF
- a CDS encoding YdcF family protein — protein: MIFKVLFNLIIVISLGIYKYIFPSSFFINILFFVYLFFIIYHFFILNGNKIFKAIIETCFTIGVTLFIISLGTIITDIHNSKNLELKNDYIIILGAGLRGNKPKNVLKYRLDKAIDYYKRYPNTIFIVSGGQGKDEIISESKAMKNYLLSHSIPKNNIIEENKSTTTLENLIFSRKLIPNNIKNIGVISNDFHMYRVKFFANSLNYKINPIYAKTPLKSKVSLFSREALAIIYYSLKNILLIQKEPNKS
- a CDS encoding Na+/H+ antiporter NhaC family protein, with product MIHTIFIIIAILYSFKVQSILLIILSLIFLGIFIFSVKKFKTLKNTLDIAITGTKKSYLLVFIFALLGALSASWFISGTIPALIYYGIKIINPNYFYVFSFLITSLFSFLIGSSFGTVGTIGLVMVSLARGVGLDIYIVAGSIISGAYFGDRGSPMSSSANFVSILTETEIYSNVKGMFKASILPYLITLSLYFYLGRNIESKFIENNILTLLNQNFYLDFLVFIPMIYLVIMCLLKKNIRHTILVSIFLSLIIGWFLQNYEDRNFIKVLIYGFKLPIENELYNVIRGGGIFSMGTAMVMALLSCGLVNIVDKLGILKLVSEKIGVVKSEWKIYLYTIVVAILTAAISCSQSTSILLTSQIMKKIYKKNGFTKELLALDIENSSVVLSSLIPWNIAITVPALMLDISAVKIIPYSLYLFILPMIVMILKIKKLSQ
- a CDS encoding AEC family transporter, whose translation is MNTTNTIISVLSDKNIIGVMSSSISIMILGFYLGKSNKLKSSFSIPLGEIILTISIPALSFNAFMKDFDKETFVNGINILIWSFLIHLFLMAIGNIFYKNLDLEKQLTLKIMSVFGGITVFGIPIAQALYGDLGVIYSSIFSIPYRVLLYSYGFIKMSSIKMDKKNLKSMFLNPVILATFIGLFIWVFQEYLPQVSISGQKFPILRIDKTAFWIYKPLAFLAGLCSPLAWLAAGLKLSELPIKESLKNSIAWQFSIIKTLLIPFLVLIIILGANFFGILQLSSVSLGVITIMMATPTASVVIAYSLKYNKDPLITSSCSLLSTIFSLITIPILIAFLQIFKF
- the ybaK gene encoding Cys-tRNA(Pro) deacylase, with amino-acid sequence MKKTNAMRELDKAKIKYDIFEYDIDENYLGAVSVASKTGADITKVFKTLALTNDKDELFIVCIPGSDEVDLKKVASIVQSKKVDMLELSKLKEKTGYIRGGCSPIGIKKRHLSLIHESCLKKDFIFISGGQRGLQIKISPNDLINFLNMEVKNLIIE